A segment of the SAR324 cluster bacterium genome:
TTCGTAATTTTATGGCGGCATCACCTGCTGATGGAAAAGAGGATTTCAAGAGTTTGTCGAACGAACAACAGCAAGTATTTTCTCAAATCAGGTCCGCAATGGATCAGGGCTGTTATCAGACTTTTTTATTACAGGGAGTAACAGGCAGTGGAAAAACAGAAGTGTACATGCATGCAGTACAACATAATCTGTCACTGGGAAAATCAAGCCTGATTCTGGTGCCTGAGATCGCTTTGACACCTCAATTGGTGAATCGTTTCAGATCAAGATTCGGGCAGGAAATCGGCTTACTGCACAGTGGTATGGATGATGGTGAGCGGTTTGATGAATGGAGTAAGATCCAACAGCAAAAGAGTCCCATCGTGATTGGCGCGCGCAGCGCTGTGTTTGCACCACTGGAAAATATCGGCCTGGTGATTGTGGATGAAGAGCATGACAGTTCCTACAAACAGGAAGAATCACCCCGTTACAATGCAAGGGATCTGGCGATTTTCAGAGGTTATAAATCTGGAGCCACTGTGATATTGGGGTCTGCGACACCTTCGTTGGAGTCGTGTTATAATGTAATGAATCAGAAGTATAAAAAGGTGGTGCTCACCTCCCGTATTCAGAATGCGATGCTTCCTGAAGTGACCTTGCTTGATCTGAAGAGCACGCCCCGGCAGAAAGGAAGTTATTTTTTTACAGTAAAACTGGTCGAAGCCCTGCGTTCCAGACTGCTTCGTCAGGAGCAGAGCATTCTGTTTTTGAATCGCAGGGGGTATGCCAATATTGTCAAATGCCAGATTTGCGAAAATGTCATGGTCTGCAGAAATTGCAGCATCAGTCTGGTTTATCATCAAATGTTGAATCAGCTAAAATGTCATCAGTGCGATTATCAGGAACCCTTTCCTTCCCAATGTGTCTGTGGTGCTCATGGAACCTTGAAAGTGCTGGGGATTGGCACAGAACAGGTCGAAACAGAAATCCATAAAATGTTTCCGCAGGCACGTGTATTGCGACTGGACCGGGACACTCTTCATGGAAAACATGCGTTGTCAGAGAAGCTGAGGCAAATTCAGGATCATGAGGTGGATATTATTATTGGCACGCAATTGATTGCCAAAGGCCACGATTTTCCGCAAATCACTCTGGTCGGGGTTGTCTGGGCTGATATTTCGCTGAATATTCCGGACTTCAGGGCCAGTGAACGAACGTTTCAATTGCTGACTCAGGTGGCCGGCAGATCTGGCCGAGCCAATAAGCCGGGAGAAGTGATCATTCAAACCTACAGTTTGCACCATCACAGCCTGCAATTTGCTAAAAATCATGATTTCGATGGATTTCTCCAGACAGAATTCAATTATAGAACAAAATTGAATTGGCCGCCATTGATGCACATGGCTTGTCTGACATTCAGCAGTACTCATGAATTACAGGCCGAAGCCTTGGCCAGGGAATTTACACGGCGAATCGAGAGGCTTCAACTCTCAATCTGTCAGACGATGGGACCGTCGGAGGCTCCGATCAAGAAAATAAAAAACAGGTACCGATGGGTGCTTGTACTCAAGGCGTCTCATACAAAAATATTACATAAGGTATTGGATCAGGCATTGAGTCAGCCTTTTCCCCTTAAAAATAATGATCGAATGTCTATTGATATTGATCCCTATAACTTGTTGTAAGCCGGGGCGATAAGCTTGCAATTTATGACTGCCCAACTCATAACAAAGCCTGTCTTCCACATTCTCTCCAAAGATTTAATTAACTTTTTTCTCAGGAATTCCATGCCACAAATTATTTCAGGAAAAGAAATTGGTGCCCAAATCCGCAGTGAATTGAAACAGGAAGTCACACGTTTGAAAGAGGAGGGGCTGGCACCATGTCTGGCTGTGGTTTTGGTGGGCGATGACCCGGCATCAGCGATTTATGTTCGTAATAAAAAACAGGCCTGTGAAGAACTGGGAATTGTGTCATTGGAACACCGTTTGCCGGGAACAACTTCCCAGATGGATCTGGAAGCATTGATTCATTCGTTGAACAAGAATCCCAATGTGCATGGAATTTTATGTCAGTTTCCTCTACCCAAACCATTGAATGACGAAAACGTGATTTTGACAATACATCCGGCTAAGGATGTGGATGGTTTGCATCCATTGAATGCTGGCTATCTTGCCATGGGTAAACCCAAATTCATTTCCTGCACACCGCTTGGTGTCTATCAACTGCTCAAACGCAGTCAGGTCAATGTTTCCGGCAAACATGCGGTCATTATTGGTCGGAGCAATCTGGTAGGGCGCCCTTTGTCCAATCTGCTCTCTCAAAAAGGATGTGATGCTACCGTAACTGTCTGTCATTCAAGAACTAAAAATCTGGCAGAACTGACAAAACAGGCGGATATCCTGATTGCCGCTATTGGTCAACCCGAGTTTGTCACCCCTGAGATGGTCGGAGAGGGGGCGGTCGTGATTGATGTGGGGATGAATCGCGTGATTGAACCCGATCTACCCAAAGGCAGTCGGTTATGTGGCGATGTTCTGTATGATGCTGTTTTCCCCAAAGTGAGCGCAATCACTCCCGTGCCTGGAGGCGTTGGGCCGATGACGATTGCCATGCTGATGTACAACACCATCAATGCGGCACGTTGGCAGAGTGGTTTACCTGCGTTTGATCTTTAGTACACGGGTCGTTGGGCCAATTCCAATTGCTTAGGAATGGCAAAAGAATAAGTTGTAAAAGTTTGCTCGTACCCTACGTCCCGTGGGGCACGTTTTCCACCAGGCGAAGCTCTGCTTCGCACCCACCGGAGGTGGTTCATGGAACGGTTACGAACGGGAAGCTCGTAACCAGAAAGTTTTCCCTGTTATTTTTTGAATGTTCCTTATGGCGTCCCAAATTACATGAATTCGGGATTAAAAAAATTCGGAATATTGATAAAGTTCGTAACCCCACATTTTACGGATCGTCCAGTAAAATTTTAATGATAAGGAGATGGTATGAACAATAATCAGAATTCTTTTATTGCAAATTTTTTTAAAATGGAGGCTGCAAGCGGTATTCTCCTGATTGTGTCAATGTTGCTGGCAATGGTATGTGCCAATACGGGTTTCGCATCCTATTACAATCTATTGCTCTCAACTCCAGTTGAAGTTCGAGTGGGTGATTTGGAGATCGCAAAACCACTGATACTTTGGATTAATGATGGCCTAATGGCTGTTTTCTTTTTTCTGGTTGGACTTGAATTAAAACGAGAACTTCTTGAAGGAGAGCTCTCAGATATACGAAATATTATCTTACCTGGAGTAGGTGCAATCGGAGGAATGCTAGTTCCAGCATTGATATATATCTATTTCAATGGGAATGACCCTGTTGCGTTAAGGGGGTGGGCAATACCAGCCGCAACGGATATTGCGTTTGCACTGGGTGTTTTAGCGTTGATTGGTTCACGGGTGCCGACGTCTCTTAAAATATTCCTCACTTCTTTAGCCATATTTGATGATATTGGCGCGATATTAATAATCGCTTTTTTTTACACTTCCAAAATATCATTCACTGCTTTGATAATCGCCGCGTGCTGTTTGCCAATATTGGCTATTTTGAACAAAAAGAATGTCATTTCAAAAAGCCCCTATATCTTGATGGGCATCATCATGTGGGCTGCAACATTAAAATCAGGCGTACACGCAACGTTAGCAGGTGTTGTTTTAGCAATGTTTATTCCGATTCGATCAAAAAACGATCCCGACATTTCACCTCTAAAAAGTCTGGAACATGATTTACATTCTGTCGTGGCATTTTTCGTTCTTCCAGTCTTTGCCTTTGCAAATGCGGGCATTAGTTTTATCGGTATCGGATTTGAAGATATCTTGCACACTGTGCCCATTGGTATTGCCCTCGGTCTATTTTTCGGGAAAATAATAGGTATCTTTGGACTTTGTTGGTTGTTAATAAAAATCAAAGTAACGCAGTTACCCAAAGAAATGACCTGGACAAATTTATTTGGAACTGCCGCACTTTGTGGGATTGGTTTTACGATGAGCTTATTTGTGGGTTCGTTAGCATTTGAAGAAACCGGTGTCGATTTATTATTTGATGAACGGTTGGGAATCATCTTGGGGTCTGTCGTTTCAGGAGTTGTAGGCTATACAATTCTTTCTATGAGTTTACCAGCAAAGGCTAAAGGCTCAACAACCTGATCTGTATCAGACTAAAGTTAGTGTTTGAAAAGCAGTTCATCTTTTTTCTCAGTGGGATGGTTTTCACTACCTTGACCTGACCTTCGAGTGGATGGATTTGCGTAATATTGAGGAATCTCATGAATAATGACTTCAAGTACCACAAATTTATTAAAAAACTCCTGAAAGCCGATAAAAAAGAGCTTCTCCGGGATTTGTTGAAAGATCTGTCGACGCATGAGATCGTCAGCGCGATTCTACAGTTGAAAGCACAGTATCAGTTTGACGTACTGGAGTTGCTACCCAAAGATAAAGCTTCAGAAGTCTTATCCCAGTTTCAGGATCATTCTCCCATTCTTCAGGATCTGGTAGCGCACATCAATGCGGAACAGTTGAGTAGCTTCATTGAGGAAATGCCCGGGGATGACGCCGCGGATTTTATGTCTATTCTGGACGATGCCAAAGCGGAAGAGGTGCTACAAAATCTGCCGGTAGCGGATCGTGAGGAAATCACCACGTTGCTCCAGTATAATGAGGAAAGCGCCGGTGGCATCATGAATCCTTATGTGATTTCGGTCCATAAGGAGCAGACTGTGGATCAGGCGATCCAGAGCATTCGGCAGTATATTCAGGAAAATGATTTTGAAACGTTTTATAATGTGTATGTGGTTGATGAGTATGAGCATTTGATTGGCATGATTGGTGTCACACAATTGTTGCTTGCAGAGCGGAATCTGTTGGTCAGTGAACTGATGGATCCCAACATAGTGGCTGTCGATGAAGATCTTGATCAGGAAGAGGTCGTCAGGGTTGCTCAGGAATATAATTTAGTGGTGGTGCCAGTGATTGACAAACATTTGCGACTCGTGGGACGAATCACCATTGATGACCTGGTGGATGTTATTTATGAAGAACATCAGGAGGATATGGCGCATGTCATTGGAACAGGCAGTGAAGAAGTACTGGAAAACTCCGTGTTTCGAACAGTCCGTGACAGATTACCGTGGTTGCTGATGAGCGTTGGTGGTGGATTCATTTCAGCGATGGTGATGAGTTTTTTTGCCAATACCGTGTCGGTTTTGCCACAGGTTGTGTATTTCTTACCGTTGATTGCGGCTCTGGGAGGAAACATTGGTATTCAATCTTCATCCATTGTTGTCCGTGGATTGGCGACTGGAGAAATTCATCCATCAGATCTCTTTTCCAGATTATGGAAAGAAATCCGGGTGGCGGTAGTGAATGGCCTGGTTTGTTCCGCACTGTTGGCAGGAATGGCATTTTACCTGACCGGGAACGTCAAACTCGGGTTGGTCAATGCGGGGACATTGATGATGATTGTCTGTGTTGCGTCAACTCTGGGGGCCTCTATTCCCATGCTGATGAAACGTTTAAATATTGATCCGGCATTGGCCACTGGACCATTTATCACGACAACGAATGATGTTCTCGGAATTTTGATTCATTTGGGGGTTGCGACGCAGTTTGCGATTTATCTGTTGAAATAAATCATCAATCTTTGGCTAAACGCTTTAAAAGTTTTATGGGCAGAAGGGCTTCAAGAATGGCTGATGCCGGTTGGATTGCGGACCATTGGGCGGATTCCATAGTAAGAATTGCCAAAGCCGCAGTTGGCAGGAGCAAATGGCCTGTGTCTGTTCCAAAACACAATAATTCCACAAACCGCTCCAGTTCCGGATTATGACCAACAATCAATGCTGTTTCGAAGGAATCAGGGGTATCATGAAGGACCTCCAGGAGGCTTTCGGGTGTGGTGTCATAAATTCTGTCATCCACTTTTTGAACAAAAGTTTCATAATACCCGGCCAAAGCACTTTTGAGTAGGGCTGTTGTCTGCAATGCCCGTTCCGCAGGTGATGATATGACAAGTTCCGGTATTTTTCTGGAAGCTACAAGGGCATTGGCTATGTGAGGAACAGATTTGATACCGCGTCGGGAGAGCGGACGCAATTTGTCTTCCAGAGAGGGATCCTCCCAGGAAGACTTTGCGTGTCGCAGGACATACAGCGTTTTCATTGTCCTGCTTGAGGCTGTTGGTTCAACGGCGCAACCTTCTGAGTTGAATCATCATTCATGGAGTCCGTAGCTTGTGTTTCTACGGGGAGTTCATCACTGGATGCGGGAGATTCAGCCTTGGGGGCTATAGCCGGGGCATCCTGTTGTTCCATCATTGGCGCATCCATTTGCTCCATTTGCTTTTCTTCTTCAGGTACCAATTCAGGAGAAGTAGCGGTTTTATCCATTTCGGCAGGAGATGGCTGAACCTGTTGCTGTACTGCGGGAATATCCTTGACCACGGATTTGGTTGACTGCTCAGACGACAGATATGCCAAGCCAAGAGAGGTCAGCATAAAAATAGTAGCCGTTCCAGTGGTGATCATTCCCACTCCCGACATGTGTCCCCGAGCATAGGTGGCCTGGCCCATGCTTCCGAATGCCGCACCAAGATCAGCTCCCCGTCCTGACTGGATCAAAACAAAGAAGATCAAAACAAGACACACGATAACATGAATAATGAGCAATAAAGTGAACATACTAAATCCAGATACTTGGTTGAAAAATAATTAAATACTCGATAGTCGTAAGTTAAAGCAATTGTAAGTTTTAAGAACTGAAAACTTACAATTCTTGAATTAATTATGATCCTGCCTGAATGATTTTGCAAAAATCAACCGGTTTTAAGCTGGCACCACCGACTAATGCGCCATCGATATCAGACTGACTCAGAAGCGTTTGGGCGTTGGCCGCGTTCACGCTTCCGCCATAGAGGATGAGCATTTTGGAAGCAATTGTTTCATTGCTCAGAGATTTGAGTTCTTTGCGAATGAGTTTGTGCATATCATTGGCTTGTTCCGGTGTTGCGGTTTTTCCTGTACCAATGGCCCAGATGGGTTCATAGGCGACCACACATTGGGCCATCATTTCGGGAGAGATTCCTTTGAGATCTTCCTGAATTTGGGCAATGACCGTGGTTTCATGTTTGCCACTTTCCCGTTGTTCCAGGCTCTCACCTACACACAGGATAGGTTTGATGCCGTGCTTGAGTAGCACCGTGAGCTTGTCATGAATAAAACTGTCACTTTCATTGAAATAGCTTCGGCGTTCTGAATGCCCGATAATGCAATAGGTGCTGTGACATTCTTTCAAAAGTTCCACTGAAATTTCACCAGTGTAGGCTCCAGATAATTCGGTATAAACGTTTTGGGCTCCAAGGCCGATTTGAGTGCCTTTGACTGCGTCTTGCGCAATGCCCAGCAATGTGAAGGGAGGGCAGATCGCCGCTTGACAAACGCCTTGCTCAACTTTGGTGTTTTCACGGATGGCATTGACCATTTCTGTGACGAGGGCAATGGAACCATTCATTTTCCAGTTTCCAACGATAAATTTTTTTTTCATAGTGGCACTCCTAAGAAAATGGGCAGGAACAACTAAAAGAGGTTTCAGAAACGTGAAGGGCATGCGCAATTTGCTACCCTGAACAAAATGGGTCTTATAATGATTCAATCAGGGATAGGCAAGTTTATAATCCCCATATTTCTCAATGAAGAACGACGCCTGAATGGATTCCGCACGAGCGAACTGGAGGACTGTTGACAGGGTAATCATAGTCAACCACATCCGGGCAGTTTTTACGTGCAAGATCACCGGAAACCGTACATGTCGGATAAGTGCGATGCGGTGTTTCAGGCCATAGCGATTGATTATCAATGCGGGTCAGCGCAAATTTCATGAAGCGCATCCAGATTTCAGCGGGAGACCGGCTTCCGCTTTCATCAGACATCGGCTGGTTATCATCGTTACCAATCCAGACGCCGGTGACAAGCTGGTTGGAAAAACCTATAAACCAGGCATCGCGTTGCTCACTGGTTGTTCCTGTTTTTCCCGCAATGAAGTTTTTGTTGTTGGGCCAGTCCGCGTTTTTGCCTGTTCCATACAAAATCACACGTTTCATAATTTGTTTCATCTGGTGTGCTGTCCATGCGGAAAACACCGGAATTGGCTGAGGTGGTTGATATTGATAGAGGACTTCTTTGTCATCCTGTTCAATACGGGTGATAAAAACTGGAGGGAGGTATTGGCCCTGATTGGCAAACACAGAGTAGCCAGATGAAATGTCAAGCAAAGTGGTTTCTGAGCAACCGAGAGCAAGGCACAATCCAACCTGATGTTGATGAACAGGGAAATTCATTTTGTTCAGCTTTTTAAGCACGGGGCCTGTGCCAATGGAATATAGAAGCTGAACAGCAATGCTGTTGATCGATTTTTCAAGAGCTTTGGACAAGGTGATCTGGTCTGCGTAATACACTTCGCCAGACTGATTCAGCATGGAACGTTCCGAGCCATAGACACGGTCATAATTCCGTGGTTCATAAACGGAAATCGTTCCATCCTCCTGCTCCCATTCATAAGAAAGCGGTTCATCGGAAAATGTGGAGTTGGGCGTAAACCCCTGTTCCAGCGCGGTCGCAAAAACAAATGGTTTGAATGAAGAACCGGGCTGGCGCTTGGCTTGTGTGGCCCGATTGAATTCTGATTCCTCAAAATCCTTGCCACCTACCAGGGCCCTGACATAACCCGTATGAGGTTCAAGACTGACAAGCGCCCCCTGCTTGAAATCATTTTTTGACTGTTTGAACGTTTGCTCAAAGACGGCTTCTGCCTGTTTTTGAAGCGCAGGA
Coding sequences within it:
- the priA gene encoding primosomal protein N', whose protein sequence is MINAIITPVPMIVEVALNVPLKRCFDYIWPESLGMPAKGIRVVVPFAGQTKSGVVVQLKETSQFHEKLRAVQALMDDFPLFGDAFLDLCQWAAEYYYCGFGEILNSAVPGGLNLKFDVIFTRIVDLAEFSNIPIAIYDFIEARPSWSLKEWQQHFPEKKEEKILGQLVADKKIHREFARIGHKISEKKQKYVRLRGPVLSNPGALRSTKKQAILELLQSHNELSVAELKDQVKDPLPVLKKLSEEGLVEITEKRVFRNFMAASPADGKEDFKSLSNEQQQVFSQIRSAMDQGCYQTFLLQGVTGSGKTEVYMHAVQHNLSLGKSSLILVPEIALTPQLVNRFRSRFGQEIGLLHSGMDDGERFDEWSKIQQQKSPIVIGARSAVFAPLENIGLVIVDEEHDSSYKQEESPRYNARDLAIFRGYKSGATVILGSATPSLESCYNVMNQKYKKVVLTSRIQNAMLPEVTLLDLKSTPRQKGSYFFTVKLVEALRSRLLRQEQSILFLNRRGYANIVKCQICENVMVCRNCSISLVYHQMLNQLKCHQCDYQEPFPSQCVCGAHGTLKVLGIGTEQVETEIHKMFPQARVLRLDRDTLHGKHALSEKLRQIQDHEVDIIIGTQLIAKGHDFPQITLVGVVWADISLNIPDFRASERTFQLLTQVAGRSGRANKPGEVIIQTYSLHHHSLQFAKNHDFDGFLQTEFNYRTKLNWPPLMHMACLTFSSTHELQAEALAREFTRRIERLQLSICQTMGPSEAPIKKIKNRYRWVLVLKASHTKILHKVLDQALSQPFPLKNNDRMSIDIDPYNLL
- the folD gene encoding bifunctional methylenetetrahydrofolate dehydrogenase/methenyltetrahydrofolate cyclohydrolase FolD, coding for MPQIISGKEIGAQIRSELKQEVTRLKEEGLAPCLAVVLVGDDPASAIYVRNKKQACEELGIVSLEHRLPGTTSQMDLEALIHSLNKNPNVHGILCQFPLPKPLNDENVILTIHPAKDVDGLHPLNAGYLAMGKPKFISCTPLGVYQLLKRSQVNVSGKHAVIIGRSNLVGRPLSNLLSQKGCDATVTVCHSRTKNLAELTKQADILIAAIGQPEFVTPEMVGEGAVVIDVGMNRVIEPDLPKGSRLCGDVLYDAVFPKVSAITPVPGGVGPMTIAMLMYNTINAARWQSGLPAFDL
- the nhaA gene encoding Na+/H+ antiporter NhaA, with protein sequence MNNNQNSFIANFFKMEAASGILLIVSMLLAMVCANTGFASYYNLLLSTPVEVRVGDLEIAKPLILWINDGLMAVFFFLVGLELKRELLEGELSDIRNIILPGVGAIGGMLVPALIYIYFNGNDPVALRGWAIPAATDIAFALGVLALIGSRVPTSLKIFLTSLAIFDDIGAILIIAFFYTSKISFTALIIAACCLPILAILNKKNVISKSPYILMGIIMWAATLKSGVHATLAGVVLAMFIPIRSKNDPDISPLKSLEHDLHSVVAFFVLPVFAFANAGISFIGIGFEDILHTVPIGIALGLFFGKIIGIFGLCWLLIKIKVTQLPKEMTWTNLFGTAALCGIGFTMSLFVGSLAFEETGVDLLFDERLGIILGSVVSGVVGYTILSMSLPAKAKGSTT
- the mgtE gene encoding magnesium transporter, producing MNNDFKYHKFIKKLLKADKKELLRDLLKDLSTHEIVSAILQLKAQYQFDVLELLPKDKASEVLSQFQDHSPILQDLVAHINAEQLSSFIEEMPGDDAADFMSILDDAKAEEVLQNLPVADREEITTLLQYNEESAGGIMNPYVISVHKEQTVDQAIQSIRQYIQENDFETFYNVYVVDEYEHLIGMIGVTQLLLAERNLLVSELMDPNIVAVDEDLDQEEVVRVAQEYNLVVVPVIDKHLRLVGRITIDDLVDVIYEEHQEDMAHVIGTGSEEVLENSVFRTVRDRLPWLLMSVGGGFISAMVMSFFANTVSVLPQVVYFLPLIAALGGNIGIQSSSIVVRGLATGEIHPSDLFSRLWKEIRVAVVNGLVCSALLAGMAFYLTGNVKLGLVNAGTLMMIVCVASTLGASIPMLMKRLNIDPALATGPFITTTNDVLGILIHLGVATQFAIYLLK
- a CDS encoding histidine phosphatase family protein, producing MKTLYVLRHAKSSWEDPSLEDKLRPLSRRGIKSVPHIANALVASRKIPELVISSPAERALQTTALLKSALAGYYETFVQKVDDRIYDTTPESLLEVLHDTPDSFETALIVGHNPELERFVELLCFGTDTGHLLLPTAALAILTMESAQWSAIQPASAILEALLPIKLLKRLAKD
- the secG gene encoding preprotein translocase subunit SecG, producing the protein MFTLLLIIHVIVCLVLIFFVLIQSGRGADLGAAFGSMGQATYARGHMSGVGMITTGTATIFMLTSLGLAYLSSEQSTKSVVKDIPAVQQQVQPSPAEMDKTATSPELVPEEEKQMEQMDAPMMEQQDAPAIAPKAESPASSDELPVETQATDSMNDDSTQKVAPLNQQPQAGQ
- a CDS encoding triose-phosphate isomerase — encoded protein: MKKKFIVGNWKMNGSIALVTEMVNAIRENTKVEQGVCQAAICPPFTLLGIAQDAVKGTQIGLGAQNVYTELSGAYTGEISVELLKECHSTYCIIGHSERRSYFNESDSFIHDKLTVLLKHGIKPILCVGESLEQRESGKHETTVIAQIQEDLKGISPEMMAQCVVAYEPIWAIGTGKTATPEQANDMHKLIRKELKSLSNETIASKMLILYGGSVNAANAQTLLSQSDIDGALVGGASLKPVDFCKIIQAGS
- a CDS encoding PBP1A family penicillin-binding protein; this translates as MKFRIWLIIALSIPVLSMVSIGWYALYWYPRIIHNFEKAVANIQKNTIIYDRYGKPFYSLRGEQNRLIISQNAINRYLKISVLAAEDARFLQHRGVNAFRILAATWINLREGQYLQGASTITQQLSKITLLNFERSLTRKFKELFIALALEIRFSKSEILEYYLNAIYLGHGNYGVEQASLAYFQKHAAELTLGEAALLAGIIKKPETYLQFPESMAITKSINLHDLTEATRRQSHILKQLLELEWITPEEYQRTLQETVIIHTPKSPKFTGSYFVQQVLNLVKREHKLPKVSGGGYQIYTTIDPALQKQAEAVFEQTFKQSKNDFKQGALVSLEPHTGYVRALVGGKDFEESEFNRATQAKRQPGSSFKPFVFATALEQGFTPNSTFSDEPLSYEWEQEDGTISVYEPRNYDRVYGSERSMLNQSGEVYYADQITLSKALEKSINSIAVQLLYSIGTGPVLKKLNKMNFPVHQHQVGLCLALGCSETTLLDISSGYSVFANQGQYLPPVFITRIEQDDKEVLYQYQPPQPIPVFSAWTAHQMKQIMKRVILYGTGKNADWPNNKNFIAGKTGTTSEQRDAWFIGFSNQLVTGVWIGNDDNQPMSDESGSRSPAEIWMRFMKFALTRIDNQSLWPETPHRTYPTCTVSGDLARKNCPDVVDYDYPVNSPPVRSCGIHSGVVLH